CAAACTCGCCATCATCGGACGACCCAACGCCGGCAAATCCTCCCTCGTCAACGCCCTCATCGGGGACCAGCGCACCATCGTCAGCGACATCGCCGGCACCACACGCGACTCCATTGACATCCCCTACGAACACGACGGCAAAGCATACACCCTCATCGACACCGCCGGCCTCCGCAGAAAGGCAAAAATCCACGACGCCGTCGAAACCTTCAGCGCCCAGCAGGCCACCCGCAGCATCAAACGCGCCGACCTCTGCGTGCTGCTCGTCGACGCCAGCGGCATGACCATGCAGGACCGCAAAGTCGCCCAGATTGTCGTCGAACTGCAAAAACCCTGCATCATCGTCCTCAACAAATTCGACCTCTACCACCCCGGCGCCAAGCTCAAGGACCGCAAAGAAGAGCTGCTCGAAACCGCCCGGCGCGAGTTCTTCTTCATGCCCCACGCGCCGATGATCCCCATCTCCGCCAAGGAAGGCCAATACCTCGACAAGATCTTCAACGCCGTCGAACGCGTCCACCACGGAGCCCAAAATCCTCCCGGCACCGGTGCCCTCAACCGCATTCTGCACAAGGTCATCGACACCTCCCCCGCCGCCCTTGGCCGCACCGGCAAATCCTTCAATCTCCTCTACGCCTCCTTCATCAAGGAAGACAATCCGGCACCGATCCCCGTTCCGCACATTGTGCTTTTCGCCAATCGAGTCGACAAACTTCAAGACAGTTTCCTTCGTCACCTCGAAAGCGTCCTGCGCAAAACCTGGCCCGCCGAAGGCATCCCGATGCGTTGGAGCATCCGCGGCAAAGGCAAAAAGAAGGATCTGGAAACCATGCCCGCCAAAAGATCCCGAAAGGACATCACTGGCGAAGAGCCACCACCGAAAATGATGGTCGACCGCCGCGAAGCCCGTCGCAAACATGCCGCATCGGACCGGCCAGGCCGACCCGACTATCGCAAAAACCGCAAGCCTAGATAACTAATGGATTCTTGGAGGTGCCTGGTTGCAATGACGTGACAGCCTGCCCAACTCAAAAGCGGCGAAAATCGCCGCACTCCAAATCCCCTCAAAACGATAGATTTTCCTAGGGACGGGCGTATCTTCCTTGTCCCTTTGGACACTTTCATGCTCATCCCTCGTCCACACTCCATCCTCCTTGCCCTCGCCATCCTTGCTGTGGTGCCTTTGGTCCATGCCACCCCCGAGATCGCCCTTAAACAACGCGGCGCGGAAATTTACAAGCAAATGTGCATCTCCTGCCATGGCGATCAAGGTCAGGGCGTTTCCGGCAAATACGACGAACCCATCCACGGCACCCGCACCCTCGACTCCCTCGCCAAACGCATCGACCGCACCATGCCCGAGGACGATCCCGATCTCCTCGACGAAGAAGGTGCCCGCGCCGTCGCCGCCTACATCTACGACGCCTTTTACTCTCCCTCCGCCCAGGCACGCAACAACCCCGAGCGCCAGTCCCTCTCCCGCCTCACCGTTGCCCAATACCAAAACTCCGTTCTCGACATCTTCAGCCGCTTCCGTGGTGGCAACGACCGACCCAAACCCGAAGAACGCGGACTCAAAGCCCGCTACAAAGTCGTCAAAGGCATGGGACGCGATGGCGGATTCGATCGCATCGACTCCAAAATCGACTTCAACTTCGGCAACTCCACACCTGATCCCGAAAAACTCAATGGCGAAGGATTCTCCATCAGTTGGAACGGAGCCCTGCTCGCGCCCGAAACCGGTCACTACGAGTTCATCCTCAAATCCGAAAACGGCATCAGCCTGTGGTTGAACTCCAATCGCGAGCCCACCATTGATGGTGCCATCGCCAGCGGCGAAACCGTCCGTGAAGAGAAGAAAACGGTCTTCCTCATTGGCGGTCGCTCCTACCCCATCCGCGTCGAATACCTCAGCTACAAACAACCCAAATCGTCCGTCCAGCTCATGTGGAAAACGCCACACGGCGTGCAGGAGGTCATCCCGGCCCACTATTTCTACAAAAACTCCGGTGCCGAACGCATGGTCGTCACCACCACCTTCCCAGCCGACGACCGCAGCGACGGCTACGAGCGTGGCACCACCATTTCCAAAGAATGGGATCGCGCCACCACCAACGCCGCCATTGAAGTGGTTACCCACGTCGAAAAATACCTCGACTGGCTCGCAGGCACCAAAGCCGACCAGCCGGATCGTGTCGACAAGCTCAAAAAATTCGCCCACGCCTTTGCCGAAGCCGCCTTCCGCCGACCGCTCAGCGACGAACAGAAAAAAATCTTCGTCGACCTCCAGTTTGAAGGCGCCCCCACCCCTGAGATCGCCGTCAAGCGCGTGGTCCTGCTCTCCCTCAAATCGCCCCGTTTCCTTTATCCTGACCTCAAACTCAACAACAGCGACAAGCCCGACGGCTACGACATCGCCACCCGTCTCGCGCTCGCCATGTGGGATTCTGTTCCCGACACCAACCTCCTCAAAATGGCCGCTGAAGGCAAGCTCACCGATCCCCGTCAGGTCGCCGCGCAGGCCAGCCGCATGCTCGACGATCCCCGGTCCAAAAACAAACTCCATGGCTTCTTCCACCACTGGCTCGAGCTCGAACGCGCCGAACTGGCCAACAAAGACGCCAAACTCTTCCCTGGATTCGACAACACCATGCTCGCCGCCCTGCGCGAATCGCTGCTCACCTTCATTGACCAAACCGTCTGGAGCGACCAGTCCGACTACCGTCAACTCATCAACGCCGACTACCTGATGCTCGACGAGCGCCTCGCCCGATATTACGGCAAGAACGACCTGAAAGGCGGCGAATACCAACGCGTTTCCTTCGATCCCAACCAGCGCGCCGGCATCATCACCCATCCCTATTTGCTCGCCTCCTTCGCCTACAACAAAACCACCTCCCCCATCCATCGTGGCGTTTTCCTTACCCGCAACATTGTCGGCATGACCCTTAAGTCTCCTCCCATCGCCGTCGCTTTTGAAGACTCCAAGTTCGACCCCACCCTCACCATGCGTGAGAAAGTCATCGAGCTGACCAAGGACACCTCCTGCATGGGTTGTCACTCCTCGATCAACCCCCTCGGCTTCGCCCTGGAAAACTTCGATGCCGTCGGACGCTGGCGCACCCAGGACAACAACAAACCCGTCGACCCCACCGGCGAATTTGACACTGAAGACGGCAAGACCCTCAAGCTCAAAGGTCCCCGGGACATCGCCGTCTACGCCGCCAACAGCCCCGCCGCCCACCGCGCTTTCATCCGCCAACTCTTCCATCACTTCAACAAACAACCCGCCGGAGCCTATGGACAGGACACCGTCGAGTTCCTCCGTCAGACTTTTTCTGACCAGACATTCAACATCAAAAAACTCATCGCCAACGCCGTCTTCATCCACGCCAGCCAGGGACTTCCCGAAGCCCGCCAGGTGATCGCCCAATCCAAACCCGCACAACCGAAGCCAACCGATCCTCAACCGAAACCCACGGCAGCAGCCGCAGCACCAACGAAACCCGCCACACCTGCTCCTACACCACCACCAGCCGCCACCCCACAAAAAAATCCGTCCGAAAAACCCCAGAAACCGCCTGTTGTTGTTACCAAGGCCGATCCTCCCAAATCCCCGCCACCGCCTCAAACTCAGACTCAACCGCCAGCTTCCAAACCGCCTGAACCTGCCAAACCTCAGGCCACACCAACTCCAGCGCCTGCTCCTGCTCCCACCCCTTCGACCACACCTGCCAAGCCATGATCAAGCTCACGTCCATGTCCAAGTCCCTAAACCGCCGCCAGTTCCTTCGCGACCTTGGAGTCTCCGCCGCCGCCTTCCCCTTCCTGGCCGGACTTCCCAGCCTCACCGGTGCCCCGCTTCCCCAGCGTCGTCAGCGCTTGATCATCGTCTTCTCGCCCAATGGCACCCTGCCCAACGACTTCTGGCCCAACCAGTTCGGCGAAAACTTTGATCTCAAACCGATCCTCAAACCCCTTGAGGCTTACAAAAACAAGATGCTCCTGCTCAAGGGCATCCACAACAAGATCCGCGGCGACGGCGACCAGCACATGCGCGGCATGTCCTGCCTCCTTACCGCCAGCGAACTGATGCCCGGCAACATCCAAGGTGGCTCCGACAACCCCGCCGGCTGGGCCAGCTCCATCTCCATCGACCAGGAAATCAAAAACTACCTGCAAGGCCGACCCGACACCAAAACCCGCTTTGGCTCCATCGAATTCGGCGTTGCCGTCCCCAA
The Phragmitibacter flavus genome window above contains:
- the der gene encoding ribosome biogenesis GTPase Der, whose product is MEIQNTKIVAIVGRPNVGKSALFNRLAGKNIAIVHDRPGVTRDRLIASCRKAEPPFDIMDTGGIGETIEDDFNLQVKAEATLALDVADVILFVVDGFQGVTPVDLELAKTLRQSTKPLILVVNKMDSEKRKQHGSEFSKLGFKEIHETSAAHGHGITELIATVGKHLNSVPAKATRPPRTATAPPLKLAIIGRPNAGKSSLVNALIGDQRTIVSDIAGTTRDSIDIPYEHDGKAYTLIDTAGLRRKAKIHDAVETFSAQQATRSIKRADLCVLLVDASGMTMQDRKVAQIVVELQKPCIIVLNKFDLYHPGAKLKDRKEELLETARREFFFMPHAPMIPISAKEGQYLDKIFNAVERVHHGAQNPPGTGALNRILHKVIDTSPAALGRTGKSFNLLYASFIKEDNPAPIPVPHIVLFANRVDKLQDSFLRHLESVLRKTWPAEGIPMRWSIRGKGKKKDLETMPAKRSRKDITGEEPPPKMMVDRREARRKHAASDRPGRPDYRKNRKPR
- a CDS encoding DUF1592 domain-containing protein; this translates as MLIPRPHSILLALAILAVVPLVHATPEIALKQRGAEIYKQMCISCHGDQGQGVSGKYDEPIHGTRTLDSLAKRIDRTMPEDDPDLLDEEGARAVAAYIYDAFYSPSAQARNNPERQSLSRLTVAQYQNSVLDIFSRFRGGNDRPKPEERGLKARYKVVKGMGRDGGFDRIDSKIDFNFGNSTPDPEKLNGEGFSISWNGALLAPETGHYEFILKSENGISLWLNSNREPTIDGAIASGETVREEKKTVFLIGGRSYPIRVEYLSYKQPKSSVQLMWKTPHGVQEVIPAHYFYKNSGAERMVVTTTFPADDRSDGYERGTTISKEWDRATTNAAIEVVTHVEKYLDWLAGTKADQPDRVDKLKKFAHAFAEAAFRRPLSDEQKKIFVDLQFEGAPTPEIAVKRVVLLSLKSPRFLYPDLKLNNSDKPDGYDIATRLALAMWDSVPDTNLLKMAAEGKLTDPRQVAAQASRMLDDPRSKNKLHGFFHHWLELERAELANKDAKLFPGFDNTMLAALRESLLTFIDQTVWSDQSDYRQLINADYLMLDERLARYYGKNDLKGGEYQRVSFDPNQRAGIITHPYLLASFAYNKTTSPIHRGVFLTRNIVGMTLKSPPIAVAFEDSKFDPTLTMREKVIELTKDTSCMGCHSSINPLGFALENFDAVGRWRTQDNNKPVDPTGEFDTEDGKTLKLKGPRDIAVYAANSPAAHRAFIRQLFHHFNKQPAGAYGQDTVEFLRQTFSDQTFNIKKLIANAVFIHASQGLPEARQVIAQSKPAQPKPTDPQPKPTAAAAAPTKPATPAPTPPPAATPQKNPSEKPQKPPVVVTKADPPKSPPPPQTQTQPPASKPPEPAKPQATPTPAPAPAPTPSTTPAKP